CCAACAGCGCAGGCGATAACACCGGGAGTGCAACGCGCTGCCAATATTGTCGAGTACTCGCCCCCAATAGGGCTGCCGCAGCCTGCCAGTCATCCTCTAGCGCATCAAAAGCGGGATAAAGTAAAAGGACCGCAAGCGGGATCTGAAAATAGATATAAAGCGTCAGTAAGCCCCATTTACCATACAGATTGAAGTCTTCAATAAAACCGTATTGCTTCAATAGCAAGGTAAACGCGCCATTCACACCCAAAATAATAATGAACGCAAACGCGAGCGGTACACCAGCAAAGTTGGTACTCATATTGGTAAAGGCGATAACAGCATTGCGGATCCGACTCGGCACACGTCGTAAGGACGACACCATGAGCACAGCCACCACCAACCCCGCCACACTTGACCAAAATGACAGCCACAAACTATTGCTAAATGCCTGACGCATAAAGGTCGACTCTAGAATATCACTGTAGTGAGTGATCGCGACGTCACCTTCGTAGACAAAGCTATTCATCAAGACCCAAATCATGGGTGCTAGTTGAAAGAAATAGAACAGCAAGGCAAAAGGCACCAGACAGAGCGCGGCCTGCCAGTGAAAAATCCGACGCGCTTTGGGCTTTTTTTGGGTTGAGGTTTCAACCTGAGCTGACGTGTGAGGAATCGCACTACTCATGAGCACCCCCTAATTGAAGATAGAGCAAAGTCATAACAAAACAACACCAGGAGTGAAGGGCTTACGATGTGATAAGCCCAAGAGTTCGCACACAATGCCACAGACCTCAGTCTGGCTTATCTCAGCTTCTTGATGGGTGAATCGCTCCCCAACAACATAAAGCGGTACGTCACGCTCTTCCGGTAATTGACCACCGTGAGATTTGTCGTTATTCATACCGTGATCACTGGTGATCATCACCTGATACCCCGCCTGCAGCCACGTACCAAGGAAGTGAGAAAGCACCACATCAGCATGGCGGGCACTGTTACGATACTCAGCAGAATCAAGGCCGTATTTATGGCCCGCATCGTCAATGTTCATTGGATGGACGAGCAGAAAATCAGGGCTATAGGTTTTTCTTAAATGCTCTGCATCCAGAAACAGGGCTTCATCGGGATAATGATCCCATTCATAAAAGCAGCCGTGCTGAATAGGCAGCGCAGCATCATGTGTATGGCGATCTCGAACCGCCACATAAGGCGAACGATTGTAGAGTTCACTGACCCAGTGATAGGCTGCAGCTGCCGTCGTTTTTCCTTCCGCGCTAGCAAGACTAAAAATCGATTCATTATGAGATAAGCGAGAAATATGGTTGCTCACAATACCGCTTTCTATCGGCGTTATACCCGTCAGCAAACATTCATAGAGTGGTCTTGAGAGTGACGGAAGTTCACTCTGCAGTTTGTATCGCGTTGCCTTATTGAGTGCGACTAAACCTTGCAAGTAGCCCATGCAATCCTGGGCTACTTGAAAATTCAGGCCGTCCAACACAACGAGGATGACCTTAGTATTCATTCAGCGCACCTTACTGCTGGTGAATCAATACGTTTTCTTGCCATTGACGTGGCAACGTACGCGCGGATTTTTCCCAAGCTGAGAAATCAGTCACTGGGTGAACATTGGTGTATTGATCGTTCGAAATCAGTTTAGCGGCCACCGACTCTGGTAACGTGACATTGCTACGAATGGGACGCGCATAGCCTTCCGCTAGGTTAATTTGTCCTTGATCGCTGAAGATGTACTCGCGCGCTAGCTTGGCTGCATTCGGGTTTTTGGCAAATTTATTAATGATGGTGGTGTAGCCTGAAATGACTGAGCCATCTTGCGGAATGGTCACAGTAAAACGGTCGCGGTCGATCTGATCGCGATAATTCAAAGCATTGAAATCCCACAAAATCGCCACTTCCACTTCCCCTTTCTCTAGGTTCGCA
This DNA window, taken from Thaumasiovibrio subtropicus, encodes the following:
- a CDS encoding alkaline phosphatase family protein, with product MNTKVILVVLDGLNFQVAQDCMGYLQGLVALNKATRYKLQSELPSLSRPLYECLLTGITPIESGIVSNHISRLSHNESIFSLASAEGKTTAAAAYHWVSELYNRSPYVAVRDRHTHDAALPIQHGCFYEWDHYPDEALFLDAEHLRKTYSPDFLLVHPMNIDDAGHKYGLDSAEYRNSARHADVVLSHFLGTWLQAGYQVMITSDHGMNNDKSHGGQLPEERDVPLYVVGERFTHQEAEISQTEVCGIVCELLGLSHRKPFTPGVVLL